In Nocardioides sp. InS609-2, a single genomic region encodes these proteins:
- the ptsP gene encoding phosphoenolpyruvate--protein phosphotransferase, whose product MTVSSSRAADAILRGTPVVPGVGAGPALLVRGEVSPEAITRFGSGDFADDDAALAAYDVAAGRVADEFTRKAEQATGVAAEVLSASAGLARDKGLRSAVRKDIAGGTDLVAAVQAAIEKFVGVFTTMGGLMAERVTDLRDIERRLVADIVGEHAPGVPDPSEPSVLVAEDLAPSDTAGLDPELVVALVTERGGATSHTAIIARQLGIPCVVGVSGAADLVTGTFLVVDGETGEIELGADPDQAAGRVEASRQARAAQAAWAGPAATSDGMPVKLLANVADGPTAAQAGTEPVQGVGLFRTELCFLNRKDEPGAEEQADIYSDVLSPYADGRVVVVRTLDAGSDKPIAFATHDGEENPALGVRGLRLSFDNPGLMDRQLDGIKIAAERTGTETWVMAPMVATVAEASDFAEKVRARGLKPGVMVEIPSAALLAHRMLEVVDFLSIGTNDLTQYTMAADRMATDLAHLTDPWQPAVLQLIAITAEAGKQAGKPVGVCGEAAADPLLAVALIGMGVTSLSMAARAVRPVGAQISNVTSDTCEAAAEVALAASDPMAARAAVRELLSG is encoded by the coding sequence ATGACTGTGTCCTCGAGCAGAGCAGCCGACGCCATCCTGCGCGGCACCCCGGTCGTTCCCGGCGTGGGGGCCGGACCCGCCCTCCTCGTGCGTGGCGAGGTCTCGCCCGAGGCCATCACCCGCTTCGGCAGCGGTGATTTCGCCGACGACGACGCGGCCCTCGCGGCGTACGACGTCGCGGCCGGCCGGGTGGCCGACGAGTTCACCCGCAAGGCGGAGCAGGCGACCGGTGTGGCGGCCGAGGTGCTGTCGGCCAGCGCCGGTCTGGCCCGCGACAAGGGGTTGCGCAGTGCGGTGCGCAAGGACATCGCCGGCGGCACCGACCTGGTGGCGGCCGTCCAGGCAGCCATCGAGAAGTTCGTCGGCGTCTTCACCACGATGGGCGGGCTGATGGCCGAGCGGGTCACCGACCTGCGAGACATCGAGCGCCGCCTGGTCGCCGACATCGTCGGCGAGCACGCACCCGGTGTGCCCGACCCGTCCGAGCCGTCGGTGCTCGTCGCCGAGGACCTCGCACCCTCCGACACCGCGGGCCTCGACCCCGAGCTGGTCGTCGCCCTCGTCACCGAGCGTGGCGGCGCCACCAGCCACACCGCGATCATCGCCCGGCAGCTCGGCATCCCTTGCGTCGTGGGGGTTTCCGGTGCCGCCGACCTCGTGACCGGCACCTTCCTGGTCGTCGACGGGGAGACCGGAGAGATCGAGCTCGGCGCCGATCCCGACCAGGCTGCCGGTCGAGTGGAGGCGAGCCGCCAGGCTCGGGCGGCGCAGGCTGCCTGGGCCGGTCCCGCGGCCACGTCCGACGGCATGCCCGTCAAGCTGCTCGCCAACGTCGCGGACGGCCCCACGGCCGCCCAGGCCGGCACCGAGCCGGTCCAGGGTGTCGGCCTCTTCCGCACCGAGCTCTGCTTCCTCAACCGCAAGGACGAGCCCGGTGCCGAGGAGCAGGCCGACATCTACTCCGACGTGCTCTCGCCGTACGCCGATGGTCGTGTCGTCGTCGTACGCACCCTCGACGCAGGTTCCGACAAGCCGATCGCGTTCGCGACCCACGACGGCGAGGAGAACCCTGCTCTCGGGGTGCGCGGGCTGCGGCTGTCGTTCGACAACCCCGGCCTGATGGACCGCCAGCTCGACGGCATCAAGATCGCCGCCGAGCGCACCGGCACCGAGACGTGGGTGATGGCGCCGATGGTGGCCACCGTTGCAGAGGCGTCCGACTTCGCCGAGAAGGTGCGCGCCCGCGGCCTCAAGCCGGGTGTGATGGTCGAGATCCCCAGCGCCGCGCTGCTCGCCCACCGGATGCTCGAGGTGGTCGACTTCCTGTCGATCGGCACCAACGACCTCACCCAGTACACGATGGCCGCAGACCGGATGGCCACCGATCTCGCTCACCTGACCGACCCCTGGCAACCCGCCGTGCTCCAGCTCATCGCCATCACCGCCGAGGCGGGCAAGCAGGCCGGCAAGCCGGTCGGAGTGTGTGGCGAGGCCGCTGCCGACCCGTTGCTGGCGGTGGCGCTGATCGGCATGGGCGTGACGTCGCTGTCGATGGCCGCGCGCGCCGTACGTCCCGTGGGGGCCCAGATCTCGAACGTCACCTCGGACACCTGCGAAGCTGCCGCCGAGGTCGCCCTGGCCGCCAGCGACCCGATGGCCGCGCGCGCCGCGGTGCGGGAGTTGCTGAGCGGCTGA
- a CDS encoding DeoR/GlpR family DNA-binding transcription regulator, whose protein sequence is MYAEERQQSIAQLVGQQGRLSVAELADKFGVTTETVRRDLSALDRIGLVRRVHGGAVPMSAVTAIESGLGERDQANTSAKDAIAAAAVALLPPPGSMVIIDAGTTTARLASVLPRDHRLTVVTHAVTIATRLAGLPHIELYVLPGRVRPTTHAAVGADTVAALADLRADVAYVATNGLSDHGLTTPDRDEAATKRAIVAAARRTIVVTDSSKIGVEAPLRFATLSDIDTLVTDAGISSADRTLIERAGVEVVVA, encoded by the coding sequence GTGTACGCCGAAGAGCGACAGCAGTCCATTGCCCAGCTGGTCGGCCAGCAGGGTCGGCTTTCCGTGGCAGAGCTCGCGGACAAGTTCGGGGTGACCACCGAGACCGTCCGCCGCGACCTCTCCGCGCTCGATCGCATCGGCCTGGTCCGCAGGGTCCACGGCGGCGCGGTGCCGATGAGCGCGGTCACCGCGATCGAGTCAGGCCTCGGCGAGCGCGACCAGGCCAACACGTCCGCCAAGGACGCCATCGCGGCCGCGGCCGTGGCCCTCCTGCCGCCGCCCGGGTCGATGGTGATCATCGATGCCGGTACGACGACGGCCCGGCTGGCCTCCGTCCTCCCCCGCGACCACCGGCTGACCGTCGTGACCCATGCAGTCACCATCGCCACCCGACTGGCCGGGCTGCCGCACATCGAGCTCTACGTGCTGCCGGGCCGGGTGCGCCCGACCACGCACGCGGCAGTCGGCGCCGACACCGTCGCCGCGCTGGCCGACCTCCGTGCCGATGTCGCCTACGTCGCCACCAACGGCCTCAGCGACCACGGCCTGACCACCCCCGATCGCGACGAGGCGGCCACCAAGCGCGCCATCGTGGCCGCCGCGCGCCGCACGATCGTCGTCACCGACTCCAGCAAGATCGGCGTCGAGGCTCCGCTGCGGTTCGCCACGCTGAGCGACATCGACACGCTCGTCACCGACGCCGGCATCTCGTCGGCCGACCGCACGCTCATCGAGCGGGCCGGCGTCGAGGTGGTGGTCGCATGA
- a CDS encoding 1-phosphofructokinase, translating into MILTLTPNPSIDRTIALAGELARGQVQRVASVTAQGGGKGVNISRASVAAGIPTVAVLPAGKDDPFVIELLTAGIDCKPVLPAGGLRTNLTITEPDGTTTKLNSPGATVGRQHLDAMTSTLLARAATSDWTVLAGSLADGTPDDFYADLVRRLHDCPSKVAVDTSDRPLAALVDALPASAPDLMKPNGEELASFSGADADTLESDPAATAAAARTLIDRGVGAVLATLGAGGAVLVTADGAWHATPPPTTVVSTVGAGDSSLFGYILGDIRGLTPPERLALAVAYGSAAAALPGTTIPGPDDVRPALVAVRQLDLIARELT; encoded by the coding sequence ATGATCCTCACACTCACGCCCAACCCGAGTATCGACCGCACCATCGCCCTGGCCGGTGAGCTGGCGCGCGGCCAGGTGCAGCGCGTCGCGTCGGTCACCGCCCAGGGCGGCGGCAAGGGCGTCAACATCTCCCGGGCTTCCGTTGCCGCGGGCATCCCGACCGTGGCCGTGCTCCCTGCGGGGAAGGACGACCCGTTCGTCATCGAGCTGCTGACCGCCGGCATCGACTGCAAGCCGGTGCTTCCGGCCGGCGGCCTGCGCACCAACCTCACGATCACCGAGCCCGACGGCACCACGACCAAGCTCAACTCCCCCGGCGCCACCGTGGGCCGCCAGCACCTCGACGCCATGACCTCGACGCTGCTGGCCCGCGCGGCCACCAGCGACTGGACCGTGCTCGCCGGGTCTCTCGCGGACGGCACCCCCGACGACTTCTACGCCGATCTCGTACGCCGCCTCCACGACTGCCCGAGCAAGGTCGCCGTCGACACCAGCGATCGACCGCTTGCTGCCCTGGTCGACGCGCTGCCCGCCTCGGCGCCCGACCTGATGAAGCCCAACGGTGAAGAGCTCGCGTCGTTCAGCGGCGCCGACGCCGACACCCTCGAGTCCGACCCGGCCGCCACGGCTGCTGCCGCGCGCACCCTGATCGACCGCGGCGTCGGCGCGGTGCTGGCCACCCTCGGCGCCGGCGGCGCCGTACTCGTCACCGCCGATGGCGCCTGGCACGCGACGCCTCCGCCCACGACCGTCGTCAGCACCGTCGGTGCCGGCGACTCCAGCCTGTTCGGCTACATCCTCGGCGACATCCGCGGCCTCACTCCGCCCGAACGCCTCGCACTCGCAGTCGCCTACGGCAGCGCCGCCGCAGCACTGCCCGGCACCACCATCCCCGGTCCGGACGACGTACGACCCGCCCTGGTCGCCGTACGCCAGCTCGACCTCATCGCAAGGGAACTCACATGA
- a CDS encoding fructose-specific PTS transporter subunit EIIC, protein MTELITTALVRLDADLGADKIATIRGLAGMVARAGRADDVDEIVKDALAREETSATGLPGGIAIPHCRTGGVSEPTLAFARLSPPVDFGAKDGPADLAFLITAPAGGDQTHLQLLTKLARALVKPVFTDSLRAAETPEEVVELISEVVGTPAPDPAAATPARAAAPAAEAAPVAPTEKHSLVAVTACPTGIAHTYMAAEALEAAAERAGVALQVETQGSAGSTPLDPQVIANASAVIFAVDVGVRDRGRFGGKPMVSSGVKRPIDDADAMIAEALRYADDPHAPRVEGSAQAGDGGGASDSFGATVRRVLMTGVSYMIPFVAAGGLLIALAFLLGGYEIALNTEDGAGAAGQIVADSTLLNLPDASSFDLAGDATLPNGALLTYLGALLLTLGGAAFGFLVPALSGYIAYAIADRPGIAPGFVMGAIAVTLNTGFLGGIAGGVLAGLVAHWIARWKVPTWARGLMPVLVIPLLTTLAVGFVMVVLLGRPLSHLTEALSDGLNNMADDPGLAIVLGAVLGLMMAFDMGGPLNKTAYAFATAGLGAAATATDAPELKIMASVMLAGMVPPIALALATVVRPGLFSIPERENGKAGWALGASFITEGAIPFAAADPLRVIPSIMLGSAVTGALSQAFDVSLRAPHGGIFVLFAVDGILGFLVSLVAGVLVACAAVIALKTLNKANNTDLVTV, encoded by the coding sequence ATGACCGAACTGATCACCACGGCGCTCGTCCGGCTCGATGCCGACCTGGGCGCCGACAAGATCGCCACCATCCGTGGCCTGGCCGGCATGGTCGCCCGGGCCGGCCGGGCCGACGACGTCGACGAGATCGTCAAGGACGCCCTGGCCCGCGAGGAGACCTCGGCCACCGGCCTGCCCGGCGGCATCGCGATCCCACACTGCCGCACCGGAGGAGTCAGCGAACCCACCCTGGCGTTCGCGCGCCTCTCCCCGCCGGTCGACTTCGGAGCCAAGGACGGCCCGGCCGACCTCGCCTTCCTCATCACCGCGCCGGCCGGAGGCGACCAGACCCACCTCCAGCTGCTCACCAAGCTGGCGCGGGCCTTGGTCAAGCCTGTCTTCACGGACTCGCTGCGCGCTGCGGAGACGCCGGAGGAGGTCGTCGAGCTGATCTCCGAAGTCGTCGGCACGCCGGCACCCGACCCCGCGGCCGCCACACCCGCACGCGCGGCAGCTCCGGCTGCCGAAGCGGCGCCGGTCGCCCCGACCGAGAAGCACAGCCTGGTCGCCGTCACCGCCTGCCCGACCGGCATCGCGCACACCTACATGGCCGCCGAGGCACTCGAGGCCGCAGCCGAGCGTGCCGGCGTGGCGCTCCAGGTCGAGACGCAGGGCTCGGCCGGCTCGACGCCTCTCGACCCGCAGGTCATCGCCAACGCCTCCGCCGTCATCTTCGCCGTCGACGTCGGCGTGCGCGACCGGGGCCGCTTCGGCGGCAAGCCGATGGTGTCCTCCGGCGTGAAGCGGCCCATCGACGACGCCGACGCGATGATCGCCGAAGCGCTGCGCTACGCCGACGACCCGCACGCCCCCCGCGTCGAGGGTTCCGCCCAGGCCGGTGACGGCGGCGGGGCCAGCGACTCGTTCGGCGCCACGGTGCGCCGGGTGCTGATGACCGGCGTCTCCTACATGATCCCGTTCGTCGCGGCCGGCGGCCTCCTGATCGCGCTGGCCTTCCTGCTGGGTGGCTACGAGATCGCGCTGAACACCGAGGACGGTGCCGGCGCGGCCGGCCAGATCGTGGCCGACTCGACACTGCTCAACCTGCCCGACGCCTCGAGCTTCGACCTGGCCGGTGACGCGACGCTTCCGAACGGCGCGCTGCTGACCTACCTCGGCGCCCTGCTGCTCACGCTCGGTGGCGCGGCGTTCGGGTTCCTCGTGCCGGCCCTGTCGGGCTACATCGCCTACGCCATCGCCGACCGTCCGGGCATCGCGCCGGGCTTCGTGATGGGCGCGATCGCGGTCACCCTCAACACCGGCTTCCTCGGCGGCATCGCCGGCGGCGTACTCGCTGGTCTTGTCGCCCACTGGATCGCGAGGTGGAAGGTCCCGACCTGGGCACGCGGCCTGATGCCGGTGCTCGTGATCCCGCTGCTGACCACGCTCGCCGTGGGTTTCGTGATGGTGGTCCTGCTCGGCCGACCGCTGAGCCACCTCACCGAGGCGCTCAGCGACGGGCTCAACAACATGGCCGACGACCCGGGCCTGGCCATCGTGCTCGGCGCCGTCCTCGGCCTGATGATGGCGTTCGACATGGGTGGACCGCTCAACAAGACCGCCTACGCGTTCGCCACGGCGGGCCTGGGTGCCGCCGCAACCGCTACCGACGCACCCGAGCTCAAGATCATGGCGTCGGTGATGCTCGCCGGCATGGTGCCGCCGATCGCGCTGGCCCTGGCCACCGTGGTGCGGCCCGGCCTGTTCAGCATCCCCGAGCGCGAGAACGGCAAGGCCGGCTGGGCGCTGGGGGCGTCGTTCATCACCGAGGGGGCCATCCCGTTCGCGGCCGCGGACCCGCTCCGCGTTATCCCCTCGATCATGCTCGGCAGTGCGGTGACAGGTGCTCTCTCGCAGGCCTTCGACGTGTCCCTGCGGGCACCGCACGGCGGCATCTTCGTGCTCTTCGCCGTCGACGGCATCCTCGGGTTCCTCGTCTCCCTGGTGGCCGGCGTGCTCGTGGCGTGCGCCGCGGTGATCGCCCTCAAGACGCTCAACAAGGCCAACAACACCGACCTCGTCACCGTCTGA
- a CDS encoding HPr family phosphocarrier protein: MPSKTVVVGSAVGLHARPAALIAAAAGELDSDVFLAVPGEESVDASSSLMIMTLGAGNGDSVEVSGDDQAAVDAIAALVEKDLDA, from the coding sequence ATGCCCAGCAAGACCGTTGTCGTCGGCTCCGCCGTCGGACTCCACGCCCGCCCCGCCGCGCTCATCGCGGCGGCGGCAGGCGAGCTCGACTCCGACGTCTTCCTCGCCGTACCCGGTGAGGAGTCGGTCGACGCCAGCTCGTCGCTGATGATCATGACACTGGGTGCCGGCAACGGTGACTCCGTCGAGGTCTCGGGTGACGACCAGGCCGCGGTCGACGCGATCGCCGCGCTGGTCGAGAAGGACCTCGACGCCTGA
- a CDS encoding bifunctional riboflavin kinase/FAD synthetase, whose protein sequence is MSPRLPVWRSLDEIPADLGATTVVIGNFDGLHRGHRVVLGRARAKADEIGLPLVAVTFDPHPMSVLRPEHAPQQLTSIETRVDLLAEVGVDGVLVLPFDREMAAWSPQEFIDRVLVQALGVRAVVVGANFRFGARASGDVALLRETGAERGFEAVGVELDGGPQVWSSTYVRTCLATGDVAGAAEALGRPYTVTGVVVEGDKRGRELGFPTANVPTSVVEAGPIDGVYAGWLTRRDTGERYPAAISVGTNPTFDGERARRVESYVLDRDDLELYGVEVEVAFVERLRGMVKFEGVEALVETMHDDVRRAREILGD, encoded by the coding sequence GTGAGTCCTCGTCTTCCTGTCTGGCGATCCCTCGACGAGATCCCCGCTGACCTCGGCGCCACTACCGTCGTCATCGGCAACTTCGACGGTCTGCACCGGGGGCACCGCGTGGTTCTCGGCCGGGCGCGCGCGAAGGCCGACGAGATCGGGCTGCCGTTGGTGGCCGTCACGTTCGACCCGCACCCGATGTCGGTGCTGCGTCCCGAGCACGCGCCCCAGCAGCTCACTAGCATCGAGACGCGTGTCGACCTGCTGGCCGAGGTCGGTGTCGACGGGGTGCTCGTGCTGCCGTTCGACCGCGAGATGGCGGCATGGTCACCGCAGGAGTTCATCGACCGGGTCCTGGTGCAGGCACTCGGCGTACGCGCGGTCGTCGTCGGCGCCAACTTCCGGTTCGGGGCGCGGGCGTCAGGAGACGTCGCACTACTGCGCGAGACCGGTGCGGAGCGCGGCTTCGAGGCGGTCGGTGTCGAGCTCGACGGGGGACCGCAGGTCTGGTCGTCCACCTACGTGCGCACCTGTCTCGCGACCGGTGACGTGGCCGGCGCCGCGGAGGCGCTCGGCCGTCCCTACACCGTGACGGGCGTCGTGGTCGAGGGCGACAAGCGCGGCCGAGAGCTCGGCTTCCCGACCGCCAACGTGCCCACGTCGGTCGTCGAGGCTGGGCCGATCGACGGCGTCTACGCCGGCTGGCTGACCCGCCGCGACACCGGTGAGCGCTACCCGGCGGCCATCTCGGTCGGCACCAACCCCACCTTCGACGGCGAGCGCGCCCGCCGCGTCGAGTCCTACGTGCTCGACCGCGACGACCTCGAGCTCTACGGCGTCGAGGTCGAGGTCGCGTTCGTCGAGCGGCTGCGCGGCATGGTGAAGTTCGAGGGCGTCGAGGCCCTCGTCGAGACGATGCACGACGACGTACGCCGAGCCCGCGAGATCCTGGGTGACTGA
- the truB gene encoding tRNA pseudouridine(55) synthase TruB has product MSEAPNGLVVVDKPGGLTSHDVVARVRRLAGTRKVGHAGTLDPMATGVLVLGVGRATRLLGHLMLTEKAYDATIRLGVTTTTDDAEGEVVAQAPAGQVDETRVRSALAEFVGDIEQRPSAVSAIKVDGKRAYQRVRDGEDVELPARPVTIHELVVHEVSTVPGEPCTDVTISVRCSSGTYIRAIARDLGERLAVGGHLTALRRTAVGGFDLSVAHTLEELAESFAVVPLEDAARATFPCVVLDDAEAADVRVGRSLDRKLPDLCAVFAPDGEFLALYEPAGDRAKAVAVFVA; this is encoded by the coding sequence GTGAGCGAAGCGCCCAACGGCCTCGTCGTCGTCGACAAGCCCGGCGGGCTGACCTCGCACGACGTGGTCGCCCGCGTACGACGTCTGGCCGGGACCCGCAAGGTCGGCCACGCCGGCACCCTCGATCCGATGGCCACCGGCGTGCTGGTGCTCGGTGTCGGCCGAGCCACCCGGCTGCTCGGTCACCTGATGCTGACCGAGAAGGCGTACGACGCCACGATTCGGCTCGGGGTGACCACGACGACCGACGACGCCGAGGGCGAGGTGGTCGCGCAGGCGCCGGCCGGCCAGGTCGACGAGACGCGGGTGCGTTCCGCGCTCGCGGAGTTCGTCGGCGACATCGAGCAGCGGCCCAGCGCCGTGTCGGCGATCAAGGTTGACGGCAAGCGGGCCTACCAGCGGGTGCGCGACGGTGAGGACGTCGAGCTGCCGGCCCGGCCGGTCACCATCCACGAGCTCGTCGTCCACGAGGTCTCGACCGTGCCTGGCGAGCCGTGCACCGACGTGACGATCTCGGTGCGATGCAGCAGCGGCACCTACATCCGCGCCATCGCGCGAGACCTGGGGGAGCGGCTCGCGGTCGGCGGCCACCTGACGGCGCTGCGGCGTACTGCCGTCGGCGGGTTCGACCTCTCGGTGGCACACACGCTCGAAGAGCTCGCCGAGTCCTTTGCGGTCGTGCCGCTCGAGGACGCCGCCCGGGCAACCTTCCCGTGCGTCGTGCTCGACGACGCCGAAGCGGCCGATGTGCGCGTCGGCCGGTCGCTGGACCGAAAGCTGCCCGACCTGTGTGCGGTCTTCGCGCCCGACGGCGAGTTCCTGGCGCTCTACGAACCTGCTGGTGACCGGGCCAAGGCCGTCGCGGTCTTCGTCGCCTAG
- the rbfA gene encoding 30S ribosome-binding factor RbfA translates to MASPRVRKIADRIQVIVAEMLERRIKDPRLGFVTITDVRVTGDSQQASVFYTVLGEESSREESAAALESAKGLIRSEVAKQLGMRHAPSLEFIPDALPENARHLDDILAAARAADELVAAQRAKASYAGEIDPYKKPRELEADDADLPAEDEADDESGPQDK, encoded by the coding sequence ATGGCTAGCCCTCGTGTTCGCAAGATCGCCGACCGGATCCAGGTGATCGTGGCGGAGATGCTCGAGCGACGGATCAAGGATCCGCGGCTGGGGTTCGTGACCATCACCGACGTCCGGGTCACCGGTGACTCCCAGCAGGCGAGCGTTTTCTACACCGTCCTGGGCGAGGAGTCGTCGCGGGAGGAGAGTGCTGCGGCGCTCGAGTCGGCCAAGGGACTGATCCGGTCCGAGGTCGCCAAGCAGCTCGGCATGCGGCACGCGCCGTCGCTGGAGTTCATCCCCGACGCGCTGCCCGAGAACGCTCGCCACCTCGACGACATCCTGGCGGCGGCCCGCGCCGCAGACGAGCTGGTGGCGGCTCAGCGGGCCAAGGCGTCGTACGCAGGAGAGATCGACCCGTACAAGAAGCCGCGCGAGCTCGAGGCCGACGACGCTGACCTGCCTGCCGAGGACGAAGCCGACGACGAGTCGGGTCCTCAAGACAAGTGA